From a single Dromaius novaehollandiae isolate bDroNov1 chromosome 13, bDroNov1.hap1, whole genome shotgun sequence genomic region:
- the C13H16orf46 gene encoding uncharacterized protein C16orf46 homolog, producing the protein MSPAERGPASGHGPGGAAAPCCCGGGELRPVRALRRLSERVAAEEARAATAAPGGWEEAVQGWGETAPFACFQLQKQAKKSKANETVNNCLFCSDMLQSLDKSLGQEVKTRRNQSKSDGKLSESASEKEEISTRSSKSNCYPTADGIKTEVHHSKLHSVQTSQGEKKNLPIKEYCMWNLDVKNPEAVRHKEIKPQGLNILGPNSSASLTSKSLLLFPPVKDATPNDTSDPSWRNKTTIISQKMLSGTSVEIASYNQDAKAVEQKSKKGTDVINDQVKEKIEIHELSSFVPSHTKVSLLQEDPEQSHWHYALAANKNIATVSNPVALRKNSHHACKQLPHTEGIQHTKHYDIQGSLTNNVRNRYVEVKQEKEAKIQDVPPLSGLLPSLTVSRVARATLPSRLT; encoded by the exons ATGAGCCCCGCCGAGCGGGGACCCGCCTCGGGGCACggcccggggggcgccgcggcaccctgctgctgcggcggcggcgagcTGCGGCCCGTGCGCGCCCTGCGCCGCCTCAGCGAGCGCGTCGCCGCCGAGGAGGCCCGGGCTGCcaccgcggcgcccggcggctggGAGGAGGCT GTGCAAGGTTGGGGTGAAACTGCTCCCTTCGCCTGCTTTCAGCTGCAAAAACAAGCtaagaaatcaaaggcaaatgAAACTGTCAACAATTGCCTGTTTTGCTCGGACATGTTGCAGTCTCTTGACAAAAGTTTAGGCCAAGAAGTCAAGACTAGAAGAAATCAGTCAAAATCTGATGGCAAGTTAAGTGAATCAGCttcagaaaaggaagagatttCAACCCGTTCTAGCAAGTCTAACTGCTATCCTACAGCAGATGGCATTAAAACCGAAGTACATCACAGCAAGTTACACTCTGTTCAAACATCCCAAGGTGAAAAGAAGAACCTGCCAATAAAGGAATACTGTATGTGGAACCTAGATGTGAAAAATCCAGAAGCTGTGAGGCATAAAGAGATAAAACCCCAGGGGCTTAATATCCTCGGTCCAAATAGCTCTGCATCTTTGACTTCAAAATCTTTACTACTGTTTCCACCCGTGAAAGATGCCACTCCCAATGATACTTCAGACCCATCTTGGAGGAATAAGACGACCATTATCTCTCAGAAAATGCTCAGTGGTACTTCAGTTGAGATTGCTTCCTATAATCAGGATGCTAAAGCTGTAGAACAGAAGAGTAAAAAAGGAACTGATGTCATCAATGATcaagtgaaggaaaaaatagaaattcaTGAACTGTCATCATTTGTGCCAAGCCATACGAAGGTCTCTCTCCTGCAAGAAGATCCTGAGCAGTCACACTGGCATTACGCTCTtgcagcaaacaaaaatattgcaACTGTTTCTAATCCTGTTGCTCTGAGAAAGAACAGTCATCATGCCTGTAAGCAGCTTCCACATACAGAAGGAATACAACATACAAAACATTATGATATCCAAGGCTCTTTAACCAACAATGTCAGGAACAGATATGTTGAGGTcaagcaagaaaaagaagcaaaaatacagGATGTCCCACCACTTTCTGGACTATTACCTTCCTTAACGGTCAGCCGTGTTGCAAGAGCTACACTGCCGTCTAGACTGACCTAA